A single window of Chitinophagales bacterium DNA harbors:
- a CDS encoding TonB-dependent receptor: MRQLHLKLPSIFILILTFFWGTPLLSQSPQKASSITLSGYIKDQQSLETLIGANVYIKELQTGATTNLYGYYALKIPQSNDSITLIISYIGYQNLQKRILPNKDQELTLLLDVNSELLQEIVVTEDANRQLIEEVQMGKQKITAKSIKAIPMVLGETDLLKVVQLSAGVQGGSEGTSGIFVRGGGYDQNLILLDEATVYNPEHFFGFFSTFNSDIVKNLEIYKSDFPARYGGRLSSVIDIQMREGNMKEFKGQGGIGLIASRLSLEGPIVKDKSSFVISARRTYADLFIPAVNKQLPDDQQIPNYFFYDLNAKVNFILGDKDRVYLSGYFGRDKLNVVFDENSGSSANSTYDLDWGNLTGTLRWNHVFNPRLFSNTALIASKFDYKDRFNFNDFFFFRSAANTYTYSLKQDFDYFLSNKHHLQFGAQLTHNDIQPTEFSSGTVVADEELATSSISKEQKYDAEEIAVYALDKWKLNSKLTAKIGLRYSTFITEERTTFHNIEPRLALSYQLDERTAIKSSYARMAQYLHQVKFSHLSFLDPIFPSNKNIAPQLSDQVSVGWNRLILNDQFSLTNEYYYKWLDNQLDYKNGAPFLFIDENYHERLTVGKGWTYGAEFQLQKTKGKTTGWLAYTLSWSKRQFDELNGGIAFPFTYDRRHVLNAVAQHQLKNNWSLSVNFTYQTGVTYDLPVGRFFNYGIRGADPEIIPIYEERNAFRMAPYHRLDVGLIKKYESKKRWKSELVFNVYNLYSRRNPFFIYFDNEVETYINSQGNEAQRVKYVAKQTSLFPIIPSVTYNFRF, from the coding sequence ATGCGACAATTGCACCTAAAATTACCAAGCATATTTATACTAATCCTCACCTTTTTTTGGGGTACTCCTCTCCTATCCCAATCTCCTCAAAAAGCTTCAAGTATTACACTAAGTGGCTATATCAAAGACCAACAAAGTCTTGAAACGCTCATTGGTGCAAATGTCTATATCAAAGAACTTCAAACAGGTGCAACAACCAATTTGTATGGTTATTATGCCTTGAAAATACCACAATCCAATGACTCCATTACCCTGATAATTAGCTACATTGGTTATCAAAACCTGCAAAAGCGAATCCTCCCCAACAAAGATCAAGAACTGACCCTTCTGCTCGATGTCAACTCCGAACTATTGCAGGAAATCGTGGTGACAGAAGATGCGAACCGCCAACTCATTGAAGAAGTGCAGATGGGTAAACAGAAAATTACGGCGAAAAGCATCAAGGCGATTCCGATGGTGTTGGGTGAAACCGATTTGTTGAAGGTCGTGCAGTTGTCGGCGGGTGTGCAAGGTGGTTCGGAGGGAACGAGTGGCATTTTTGTGAGGGGGGGCGGATATGACCAAAATTTGATTTTGTTGGATGAAGCAACGGTTTACAATCCCGAACACTTTTTTGGTTTTTTCAGCACCTTCAATTCCGATATAGTCAAAAATCTCGAAATCTATAAGAGCGACTTTCCCGCACGTTATGGAGGACGTTTGTCGTCGGTCATTGACATTCAGATGCGAGAGGGCAATATGAAAGAGTTTAAAGGACAGGGTGGTATTGGATTGATTGCTTCGAGGTTGTCTTTGGAGGGGCCGATAGTGAAAGACAAATCTTCTTTCGTAATCAGCGCACGTCGGACTTATGCGGATTTGTTTATTCCTGCTGTAAACAAACAACTACCCGACGATCAACAAATTCCGAACTACTTCTTTTATGACCTCAATGCGAAAGTCAATTTTATTCTTGGCGACAAAGACCGTGTGTATTTGAGTGGTTATTTTGGACGGGACAAACTCAATGTGGTTTTTGATGAAAACAGTGGTTCTTCCGCCAATAGTACCTATGATTTGGATTGGGGAAACCTCACGGGTACGCTTCGATGGAACCATGTCTTCAATCCACGATTGTTCTCCAATACGGCACTGATAGCCAGTAAATTTGACTACAAAGACCGCTTCAATTTCAACGATTTCTTCTTTTTTCGCAGTGCTGCCAACACTTATACCTATAGCCTGAAGCAAGATTTTGACTACTTTCTTAGCAACAAACACCACCTTCAATTTGGCGCACAATTGACGCACAACGACATTCAACCGACCGAATTTAGTTCGGGAACAGTGGTGGCAGATGAAGAATTGGCAACGAGCAGCATCAGCAAAGAGCAAAAATACGATGCGGAAGAAATTGCAGTTTATGCGCTCGATAAATGGAAACTGAACAGCAAGCTAACTGCAAAAATTGGATTGCGTTATTCGACTTTCATCACCGAAGAACGCACAACTTTTCACAACATCGAACCCCGCCTTGCCTTGAGCTATCAACTTGATGAGCGCACTGCCATCAAAAGCAGCTACGCACGCATGGCGCAATATCTGCATCAGGTCAAATTCAGTCATTTGAGTTTTTTAGACCCCATTTTCCCTTCCAACAAAAACATTGCCCCTCAGCTATCCGACCAAGTTTCGGTGGGATGGAACCGCTTGATTTTGAACGATCAATTCAGTTTGACCAACGAATATTACTACAAATGGCTGGACAATCAGTTGGACTACAAAAACGGTGCGCCTTTCTTGTTTATTGACGAAAATTACCACGAACGTTTGACAGTCGGCAAAGGTTGGACCTATGGAGCAGAGTTCCAATTGCAGAAAACGAAAGGCAAAACAACAGGCTGGTTGGCTTATACTTTGTCTTGGTCTAAGCGACAATTTGACGAACTCAACGGAGGCATCGCTTTCCCGTTTACCTACGATCGCCGCCATGTCCTCAATGCTGTTGCACAACATCAATTGAAAAACAACTGGTCGCTGAGTGTTAATTTCACCTATCAAACGGGTGTAACCTATGACTTACCCGTAGGGCGTTTTTTCAATTACGGCATTCGTGGTGCTGACCCCGAAATCATTCCGATTTATGAGGAGAGAAATGCTTTTCGCATGGCTCCCTATCACCGTTTGGATGTGGGTTTGATTAAAAAATACGAGAGCAAAAAACGCTGGAAATCCGAATTGGTCTTCAATGTTTACAACCTCTACAGCCGTCGCAATCCGTTTTTTATTTACTTCGACAATGAAGTGGAAACCTATATCAACAGTCAAGGAAATGAGGCGCAAAGGGTAAAATATGTTGCCAAACAAACTTCTTTGTTTCCGATTATTCCATCGGTGACATATAATTTTCGGTTCTAA
- a CDS encoding FAD-linked oxidase C-terminal domain-containing protein has protein sequence MPHSSTIQALQELLKERITLQSDILITHSKDLSWHPAYLPDAVCYPINNEEVAAILKICNAHKTPVIPFGTGTSLEGHILPISGGITVNLSKMNRILDFNEIDQDCRVEAGVTKFQLNSFLKDKGLFFAAGPGIDASMGGMMASGASGANAVMYGTVKENVRSLKVVMADGKIVTTRRRVRKSSAGYDLTQLFVGSEGTLGIITEVTAVLHSLPQFVAVAVVPFPSIEEAIEAAIQLNQSDLQLAMLELMDEVIMDAINRYSQTDYPVQPTLFLELHSRNERFENQYSIIQKITQQHQAIECKWATEPAAKEQLFKARYDAVYAIKALQPEAVFWSSDVTVPISRLAEIILKTKIELEKLPLHASLFGHVGDGNFHTLLLFKPDNEEELNMVKAINHQIVLWALEMEGTCTGEHGIGIGKKDYLQMEFGESGMELMKTVKKAFDPNGIMNPGKIV, from the coding sequence ATGCCTCATAGTTCCACCATTCAAGCCCTTCAAGAACTTCTTAAAGAGCGCATTACTCTACAATCGGACATTCTAATCACCCATAGTAAAGATTTATCTTGGCATCCTGCTTACCTACCCGATGCAGTTTGTTATCCTATTAACAACGAAGAAGTTGCAGCAATTCTAAAAATCTGCAATGCCCACAAAACACCAGTCATTCCTTTCGGCACAGGTACTTCTTTAGAAGGACATATTCTACCCATATCGGGAGGCATCACCGTCAATCTCTCCAAAATGAACCGTATTTTGGACTTCAATGAAATAGATCAAGATTGTAGGGTTGAAGCGGGTGTCACCAAATTTCAGTTGAATAGTTTTCTGAAAGACAAAGGTTTGTTTTTTGCTGCTGGACCTGGGATTGATGCTTCAATGGGGGGCATGATGGCGAGTGGTGCGAGTGGCGCAAATGCGGTAATGTATGGCACGGTGAAGGAAAATGTGCGGTCATTGAAGGTGGTAATGGCAGATGGCAAAATCGTGACGACTCGGCGGCGGGTGCGAAAATCGTCGGCAGGCTATGATTTGACTCAGTTGTTTGTAGGTTCGGAAGGTACTTTGGGCATTATTACGGAAGTGACGGCGGTTCTACATTCTTTGCCCCAATTTGTGGCCGTTGCAGTTGTGCCTTTTCCTTCTATTGAAGAAGCCATTGAAGCGGCTATTCAATTGAATCAAAGCGATTTGCAACTTGCTATGTTGGAATTGATGGATGAGGTAATCATGGATGCCATCAACCGATATTCTCAAACCGACTATCCTGTTCAGCCCACTTTGTTTTTGGAGTTGCACAGCAGGAATGAAAGGTTTGAAAATCAATACTCGATTATCCAAAAAATCACGCAGCAACACCAAGCCATTGAATGTAAATGGGCAACAGAACCTGCTGCAAAAGAACAACTCTTCAAAGCCCGCTACGATGCGGTGTATGCCATAAAAGCATTGCAGCCCGAAGCTGTTTTTTGGTCTTCTGACGTGACTGTACCTATTTCTCGTCTGGCAGAAATCATCCTCAAAACCAAAATAGAATTGGAGAAATTACCACTTCATGCTTCTTTGTTTGGGCATGTGGGAGACGGCAATTTTCACACATTGTTGCTCTTTAAGCCTGACAATGAAGAAGAACTGAATATGGTCAAAGCCATCAACCACCAAATTGTGTTGTGGGCTTTGGAAATGGAAGGCACTTGTACGGGTGAGCATGGAATTGGTATCGGCAAAAAGGACTATTTGCAGATGGAATTTGGGGAGAGTGGGATGGAATTGATGAAAACGGTTAAGAAAGCTTTTGACCCAAATGGAATTATGAATCCTGGGAAGATTGTGTAA